One region of Exiguobacterium acetylicum genomic DNA includes:
- the bshC gene encoding bacillithiol biosynthesis cysteine-adding enzyme BshC, with protein sequence MKVQPFEALYDDNSLMHRASREEFLTYVDHLGESGLASRSRLLEERHYPHLAALTDELERQNPNMTERLRERVAKLRTGEAQVVITGQQTGIFGGPLYAIYKLLTCLKVAQQAETTLGRPVVPIFWLATEDHDFDEINHVYVPTADYQTRKVAVTPSESIARSVSRLSFDQVALLEIIEEAFRAMPETVHTKQLVARLKKLVEECTSYGMFFSELIGELIDFDVVFFDADTHSVRELEIPFFERLIQDNAEFRRALTDGISQTQELPDTFLNEEAAHLFVDDHGRQLLYPTADGFETKQGKQYTELELIALLYASPERFSNSVVTRPLMQDYLFPTLAYIGGPGELAYWTRLRPLFHHLNWTMPLLIPRMGGLLVRRSDEKRLAKLEVSLEEIVRSGVPIPLYSEEKMTGRMQTAAMLKDSFVSEFLSLEQDLLRTSSKSEKVKKQLDQAVASLLAEDRRQFDRQTRQYKETAYHLLPDGAPQERIHSVLPWLNHHGLDFVRDLRTAYEANTSDQLKIFL encoded by the coding sequence TTGAAGGTACAACCATTTGAAGCCTTATACGATGATAACTCGTTGATGCATCGTGCTTCACGAGAAGAATTCTTAACATATGTCGACCACCTTGGAGAGAGTGGTTTAGCGTCGAGGAGCCGTTTGCTTGAAGAACGTCACTATCCGCATCTTGCGGCACTGACTGACGAACTTGAACGCCAAAATCCGAACATGACGGAGCGTTTGCGGGAACGTGTCGCGAAGCTTCGTACGGGTGAAGCTCAAGTTGTCATTACAGGACAACAAACAGGTATCTTCGGCGGACCATTATATGCAATCTATAAATTGTTGACCTGTCTGAAGGTCGCGCAGCAGGCGGAGACGACACTTGGGCGACCTGTCGTTCCGATTTTTTGGCTCGCGACCGAAGATCACGATTTTGATGAGATTAACCATGTTTACGTTCCGACAGCGGATTATCAAACGCGTAAAGTCGCTGTCACACCTTCAGAATCGATTGCCCGCTCGGTCAGTCGACTCTCTTTTGATCAAGTAGCACTTCTTGAAATCATCGAAGAGGCATTCCGAGCAATGCCAGAAACGGTGCATACGAAACAATTAGTTGCGCGCCTGAAGAAACTCGTTGAAGAGTGTACATCGTATGGGATGTTTTTCTCAGAATTGATTGGTGAATTGATCGATTTTGATGTCGTCTTCTTTGATGCGGATACACATTCTGTCCGTGAACTCGAGATTCCGTTCTTTGAACGGTTGATTCAAGACAATGCGGAATTTAGACGAGCATTGACGGATGGTATTTCACAGACGCAAGAGTTACCGGATACATTCTTGAACGAGGAAGCGGCGCATCTTTTCGTCGATGATCACGGTCGTCAGTTGCTGTATCCGACAGCAGACGGATTCGAGACGAAACAAGGAAAGCAATATACGGAGCTTGAACTGATCGCGTTGCTGTACGCCAGTCCGGAACGTTTCTCCAACAGTGTCGTCACCCGTCCATTGATGCAGGATTATCTGTTCCCGACGCTTGCCTATATCGGGGGTCCGGGGGAGTTAGCATACTGGACACGCTTACGACCGCTCTTTCATCATCTGAATTGGACGATGCCGTTATTGATTCCCCGCATGGGTGGGTTACTCGTGCGTCGTAGCGATGAAAAACGTCTTGCTAAACTCGAGGTGTCGCTCGAAGAAATCGTCCGGTCAGGCGTTCCGATTCCGCTCTATTCAGAAGAGAAAATGACAGGACGTATGCAGACGGCAGCAATGTTAAAAGACAGTTTTGTCTCTGAATTCCTCTCGCTCGAACAGGATCTACTGCGGACATCGAGTAAGAGTGAGAAGGTCAAGAAACAGCTCGATCAAGCAGTTGCTAGTCTACTGGCAGAAGATCGACGTCAGTTCGATCGACAAACACGGCAATATAAAGAGACGGCTTACCATCTCCTTCCTGATGGAGCGCCACAAGAGCGGATTCATTCTGTCCTACCGTGGTTAAATCACCATGGTCTTGATTTTGTGCGGGACTTAAGAACAGCCTATGAAGCGAATACGAGTGATCAACTGAAGATTTTCCTCTAA
- a CDS encoding YceD family protein codes for MKWSLMQLNKLRNLGQLQVNETIELNELVALHPDIRAVQPVHVRANASFTSNQLIFNLRITGEMTLPDARTLNDVAYPFEIESIEPFLLEVDAVSNEADDINVPIGNTVDLRPLVQELILLHVPVQVHGDDEENQLVEGEGWTILSEEDPEETEPKIDPRLAGLAQFFKKDQDS; via the coding sequence ATGAAATGGTCCCTGATGCAATTGAATAAATTGCGCAATCTGGGTCAACTTCAGGTTAACGAGACGATCGAGCTCAATGAGCTAGTCGCCCTCCATCCGGATATCCGGGCGGTGCAACCTGTGCACGTTCGTGCAAATGCATCGTTTACATCGAATCAATTAATATTCAATCTTCGGATTACCGGCGAAATGACGCTTCCGGATGCCCGGACGCTAAATGACGTCGCTTATCCATTCGAGATTGAATCCATCGAGCCATTCCTGCTCGAGGTCGATGCTGTTTCGAACGAAGCAGATGACATCAACGTGCCGATCGGGAATACGGTCGATCTTCGACCGCTCGTGCAAGAATTGATTTTACTTCATGTGCCAGTGCAAGTGCATGGGGATGATGAAGAGAATCAGTTGGTTGAGGGGGAAGGCTGGACGATTCTTTCTGAAGAAGATCCAGAGGAAACCGAACCAAAAATCGATCCGCGACTCGCGGGTCTCGCTCAGTTCTTTAAAAAAGATCAGGATTCCTGA
- a CDS encoding ketopantoate reductase family protein: MNVGIIGAGAIGLLLASYLSEEHAVTLYVRQEQEEERPIIRDGQASRLVRIRKIDRLESEDLVFVATKSYDIKSVIPFLKRLTCPVMFLQNGMDHLKWKEQLPHVLFGVVEHGAMRTAPFEVQHTGKGRIRYGNQEVANLSSRQLCFEFESDMEAVLLTKLFINVVINPVTAYYGVENGSLLEMPYREEARQLFDEMRTIFPHHDITYSEIERIMKNTSKNRSSMLRDFEYGRRTEVEPILGYALRQATTATPRLSFYYEQIKQREGPQ; this comes from the coding sequence ATGAATGTTGGAATCATTGGCGCGGGTGCCATCGGGTTGTTGCTTGCCTCTTATTTATCGGAAGAGCATGCAGTCACGCTTTATGTGCGACAAGAACAAGAAGAGGAACGACCAATCATTCGCGATGGACAAGCGAGTCGTCTCGTACGGATCCGGAAGATTGATCGGCTCGAGTCAGAAGACTTGGTGTTTGTCGCGACAAAGTCGTATGATATAAAAAGTGTGATTCCATTCCTTAAGCGGCTGACGTGTCCCGTCATGTTCCTGCAAAATGGAATGGATCATTTGAAATGGAAAGAGCAATTGCCGCATGTCTTATTTGGTGTCGTCGAACATGGTGCCATGCGTACTGCACCGTTTGAAGTCCAGCATACTGGAAAAGGACGTATCCGCTACGGGAATCAAGAGGTAGCGAACTTGTCGTCAAGGCAGCTGTGCTTTGAATTCGAGTCAGATATGGAAGCTGTCCTATTGACGAAGTTGTTCATCAACGTCGTCATCAATCCAGTGACGGCTTATTACGGTGTTGAGAATGGATCCTTACTAGAGATGCCTTATCGAGAAGAAGCCCGTCAATTATTCGACGAAATGCGGACGATCTTCCCGCACCATGACATTACTTATTCCGAGATCGAGCGGATCATGAAGAATACGAGCAAAAATCGTTCTTCGATGTTACGAGATTTTGAGTACGGACGACGAACGGAAGTAGAGCCGATACTTGGATACGCATTACGTCAGGCGACGACTGCGACGCCACGTTTATCTTTTTATTATGAACAGATCAAACAGAGGGAGGGTCCGCAGTGA
- the ftsL gene encoding cell division protein FtsL — translation MAEPLRKSVQTVQPVRQQPVQEPRKTEDIARRVAVRPKYRLYPFEKFLYSAMIGGLVLFGSLTISTHNQAYNVSRDLAKENQVTQSLKKENERLQLEVTNLSSPERIYKIAKEQGLDMRKGNIKVIPK, via the coding sequence ATGGCAGAACCACTTCGTAAATCGGTCCAAACGGTTCAACCCGTTCGTCAACAACCTGTTCAGGAACCACGAAAGACGGAAGATATCGCGCGTCGCGTCGCTGTCCGTCCGAAGTATCGCTTGTATCCCTTTGAAAAATTCTTATACAGCGCGATGATTGGTGGTCTTGTGTTATTTGGGAGTTTGACGATCAGTACGCATAACCAAGCGTATAATGTGAGCCGTGATTTAGCGAAAGAGAACCAAGTCACACAATCACTCAAAAAAGAAAACGAACGTTTACAACTAGAGGTCACGAACTTAAGCTCTCCGGAACGGATTTATAAGATTGCAAAAGAACAGGGTCTTGATATGCGTAAAGGGAACATCAAGGTGATTCCTAAATGA
- a CDS encoding DUF3397 domain-containing protein, producing MTVFIIFPLFSLIALYLVFLLLFRKHGKAVRFALDFGTFIVLYAIHVALIALTGTNYLGWIVIVVLLVFALNALWQRIRQLDVDLRQMIRHSWRIIILLALPVHFILFVLGIRQLFIS from the coding sequence GTGACAGTCTTCATCATTTTTCCTTTATTCAGCCTGATTGCGTTGTATCTCGTCTTTCTACTTCTATTTCGGAAACATGGGAAGGCCGTTCGATTTGCACTCGACTTTGGAACATTCATCGTTCTGTATGCGATTCATGTTGCATTGATTGCCTTGACCGGAACAAATTACTTAGGGTGGATCGTCATCGTCGTGTTGTTGGTGTTTGCGTTGAATGCACTCTGGCAACGAATTCGTCAACTTGATGTTGATTTGAGACAAATGATTCGCCACAGTTGGCGGATCATCATCTTGCTGGCATTACCCGTCCATTTCATACTGTTCGTACTCGGTATTCGTCAACTGTTCATCAGCTGA
- the rsmH gene encoding 16S rRNA (cytosine(1402)-N(4))-methyltransferase RsmH has product MFEHETVLKWESIEGLAIKPDGIYVDCTLGGAGHSEEIVKQLTTGHLYAFDQDDVALAHAVERLAAYEGRFTLIKSNFAYLKEQLAAHGVEKVDGILFDLGVSSPQLDEGERGFSYNHDARLDMRMDQSSPLSAYEVVNEWSYNDLVRIFFTYGEEKFSKQIARKIEKAREERPIETTFELVELIKDAIPAPARRKGGHPAKRTFQAIRIAVNDELNVFDRAVHQAIDLLRVGGRLCVITFHSLEDRMCKQAIKEKSSLPELPPGLPMIPVEMEPELRLVTRKPITAGVEELDDNRRARSAKLRVAEKMKET; this is encoded by the coding sequence ATGTTTGAGCATGAAACAGTATTGAAATGGGAGTCGATCGAAGGACTCGCGATTAAACCCGACGGTATTTACGTCGATTGTACATTAGGTGGAGCAGGACACAGCGAAGAGATCGTCAAGCAATTGACGACAGGTCATCTATACGCATTTGATCAAGATGATGTCGCCCTCGCTCATGCAGTAGAACGTCTCGCGGCGTATGAAGGTCGCTTTACTTTAATAAAGAGTAATTTTGCTTATCTGAAAGAGCAATTAGCAGCACATGGCGTCGAGAAAGTGGACGGCATCTTATTCGATCTCGGTGTCTCTTCACCACAATTAGACGAAGGGGAACGGGGATTTAGTTACAATCACGACGCACGTCTCGACATGCGCATGGATCAATCTTCTCCACTTTCTGCTTACGAAGTCGTCAATGAGTGGTCGTACAATGATCTCGTACGTATCTTCTTTACATACGGGGAAGAGAAATTCTCGAAACAGATTGCGCGCAAAATCGAAAAAGCGCGGGAAGAGCGACCGATTGAGACGACGTTCGAACTCGTCGAATTGATCAAGGATGCGATTCCGGCACCAGCACGACGTAAAGGTGGTCACCCTGCGAAACGGACATTCCAAGCAATCCGGATCGCCGTCAATGATGAACTGAATGTCTTTGACCGTGCAGTACACCAAGCCATTGATTTATTACGGGTCGGTGGACGTCTATGTGTCATTACGTTCCATTCACTTGAAGATCGCATGTGTAAACAAGCAATTAAAGAAAAATCATCACTGCCCGAGCTGCCACCGGGGTTACCGATGATTCCCGTCGAAATGGAGCCGGAACTCCGACTCGTCACACGCAAGCCGATTACGGCTGGTGTTGAAGAGCTCGATGATAACCGTCGCGCCCGATCGGCAAAATTACGAGTTGCTGAAAAAATGAAAGAAACTTGA
- the rpmF gene encoding 50S ribosomal protein L32, translated as MAVPFRRTSKTRKRLRRTHFKLRVPGMVECPNCGEMKLSHRVCKACGSYKGKEIVSK; from the coding sequence ATGGCAGTACCATTCCGCAGAACGTCGAAAACACGCAAACGTCTTCGCCGTACTCATTTCAAACTCCGTGTACCAGGTATGGTCGAGTGCCCAAACTGTGGTGAAATGAAACTTTCACACCGCGTTTGTAAAGCATGTGGCTCGTACAAAGGTAAAGAAATCGTCAGCAAATAA